One Planctomycetaceae bacterium DNA segment encodes these proteins:
- a CDS encoding PQQ-binding-like beta-propeller repeat protein yields the protein MSDRCRLATASAKAVLRALHGDTLVIPWDHEGQSSLIALDATNGEIRWQVERDERTTWATPFIVEHNGRTQVVTNGHRVRSYDLKTGDLVWECGGQVENPIPSPVLQDNMIVCMTGYRGNAIYAIPLDATDDVTDTDVVAWKRDDARRTLRHRCCTRGSSTSQNPVKESCRRSMPPRAKF from the coding sequence ATCTCGGACAGATGCAGACTCGCAACAGCTTCGGCGAAGGCAGTTCTCCGGGCGCTGCACGGCGACACACTGGTCATTCCGTGGGATCATGAAGGCCAGTCATCACTGATTGCGCTCGACGCGACCAACGGCGAAATTCGCTGGCAGGTGGAACGAGATGAACGAACAACGTGGGCGACTCCGTTCATCGTGGAACACAACGGCAGAACTCAGGTCGTGACAAACGGGCATCGCGTCCGCAGCTACGATCTGAAAACCGGCGACCTGGTCTGGGAATGCGGCGGTCAGGTGGAGAACCCGATTCCGTCGCCCGTGCTGCAGGACAACATGATCGTGTGCATGACCGGGTATCGCGGCAACGCGATCTACGCGATTCCGCTGGACGCCACTGATGACGTGACCGACACGGACGTTGTCGCCTGGAAACGCGACGACGCGCGCCGTACGTTGCGTCACCGGTGTTGTACAAGGGGCAGCTCTACTTCACAAAATCCCGTGAAGGAATCATGTCGTCGGTCGATGCCGCCACGGGCGAAGTTCTGA